A single Leptospira kirschneri serovar Cynopteri str. 3522 CT DNA region contains:
- a CDS encoding TonB-dependent receptor plug domain-containing protein, which translates to MGSNRYIQILKYSVILFFPVLGKTLNSQDHTSNVVSSPKTETVQVIGKVSNSGPQNFRSNPSGFQTAIQLDETSARYTSLPEVLEREAGLRVRSFGGLGSYSTLSIRGTNPNQSRIYLDGIPLNNSQGGEVNLADLPFDSLESVEVYRSGNPIGFSGSAIGGSVNLVTKKDSQKPKTRINLGGGSFNTGKASVSHTGNYKGIGTSFLVLGEKSDQNFSYKNDHGTVVLNTLDDTIDRRKNAAFERAALFGSLKYQIGKTELKFLNDFNHRIHGLPGPGSNQTDRVHRKYDRNTSSFATDTKGLFVDSFRLETRSFYTAAKDDLYDPLSEFSKGTPNSRAEIRQAGFQIIPTLYLTDYHQILRGFMSLEKESFDRERLTSSNVVGRVEPKKERTYSSFRLEDEIRFWNSKILLIPSVTWDHYKDRFPSEEPWYRRQDPLASDLKKTTFTNPKLGFVWKVFEKESWDVQFQANASRQYRIPSFLEMFGEQGSIVANPNLKPEQSENGDAGFIYKTNHSFLKTKTSVSCFKKDMRDMILFLPNSQFTLRPENVDSAKIRGLEFSHRGDWKYGIKFLFNYTYQEAINTSSSPYLHGKTLPLRPRHEFSSTFSWKGKKLETGIELLYIGAVFRDRTNEYINYIPERQIWNYFFTWVLDSESKDSDLNGNSKEITREVLLTFEVKNFTDKRISDLIGYPLPGRSWYTTLSMRF; encoded by the coding sequence ATGGGATCAAATCGATACATTCAAATTTTAAAATATTCTGTAATTCTATTTTTCCCCGTATTGGGTAAAACTTTAAACTCACAGGATCATACTTCAAACGTGGTTTCCTCTCCAAAGACGGAAACCGTTCAAGTGATTGGAAAGGTTTCAAATTCCGGTCCCCAAAATTTCCGTTCCAATCCGAGCGGGTTTCAGACTGCAATTCAATTGGACGAAACCTCTGCGCGTTATACGTCATTGCCGGAGGTATTGGAAAGAGAGGCCGGTCTTAGGGTCCGGTCTTTCGGCGGATTGGGATCCTATTCTACACTTTCTATTCGTGGTACAAATCCGAATCAGTCTAGAATCTATTTGGACGGGATTCCGCTGAACAATTCACAAGGAGGAGAAGTAAATCTCGCGGATCTTCCTTTTGATAGTTTAGAAAGTGTGGAAGTATATAGATCCGGAAACCCGATCGGTTTTTCGGGATCTGCGATCGGGGGTTCTGTCAATCTGGTAACCAAAAAGGATTCCCAAAAGCCAAAAACCAGAATCAATTTAGGGGGAGGATCATTTAACACTGGAAAGGCGAGTGTTTCTCATACTGGTAACTACAAAGGAATAGGAACCAGCTTTTTAGTGTTAGGTGAAAAGTCCGATCAGAATTTTTCCTATAAAAACGATCACGGAACAGTCGTTTTAAACACGTTAGACGATACTATTGATAGAAGAAAAAATGCGGCCTTTGAAAGAGCGGCTCTTTTTGGATCTCTAAAATACCAGATCGGAAAAACGGAACTGAAGTTCTTAAATGATTTCAACCATAGAATTCACGGACTTCCCGGGCCTGGATCCAATCAGACAGATAGGGTTCATCGAAAATACGACAGAAATACGAGTTCTTTTGCTACAGACACTAAAGGGCTGTTTGTAGATTCCTTTCGGTTGGAAACCAGAAGTTTTTATACGGCGGCTAAAGATGATCTTTACGATCCTCTTTCTGAATTTTCTAAAGGAACTCCGAATTCCAGAGCGGAAATCAGGCAAGCCGGTTTTCAAATTATACCTACCTTATACTTAACCGACTATCATCAGATCTTGAGGGGATTTATGTCTTTGGAAAAAGAATCCTTCGATCGGGAGAGGTTGACTTCTTCTAATGTAGTAGGAAGGGTGGAACCTAAAAAAGAAAGAACTTATTCCTCCTTTCGTCTGGAAGACGAAATCCGTTTTTGGAATTCGAAAATACTTTTGATACCTTCTGTGACTTGGGATCACTATAAGGATCGTTTTCCTTCCGAGGAACCCTGGTATCGAAGACAGGATCCGCTTGCGAGTGATCTAAAAAAAACTACATTCACAAATCCTAAATTAGGTTTTGTTTGGAAGGTATTCGAAAAAGAAAGTTGGGATGTTCAGTTTCAAGCAAACGCGTCCAGACAATATAGGATTCCTTCTTTTTTAGAAATGTTTGGGGAGCAAGGAAGTATCGTCGCAAATCCCAACTTAAAACCGGAACAAAGCGAAAACGGAGACGCAGGTTTTATATATAAAACGAATCATTCATTCTTAAAAACAAAAACGAGTGTTTCTTGTTTTAAAAAAGACATGAGGGATATGATCTTGTTTTTGCCAAATTCCCAGTTTACGCTCAGGCCGGAAAATGTAGATTCCGCTAAAATTAGAGGATTAGAATTTTCTCATAGAGGAGATTGGAAATACGGAATTAAATTTTTATTCAACTATACGTATCAAGAAGCTATCAATACTTCTTCTTCTCCGTATTTACATGGAAAAACACTTCCTTTGAGACCCAGACACGAATTTTCTAGCACGTTTTCCTGGAAAGGAAAGAAACTGGAAACCGGAATAGAATTATTGTATATCGGAGCCGTGTTCAGGGATAGGACCAACGAATATATCAATTATATTCCGGAAAGACAGATCTGGAATTATTTTTTCACTTGGGTACTTGACTCTGAATCGAAAGATTCTGATTTAAACGGAAATTCGAAAGAGATAACGAGAGAGGTTCTTTTAACCTTTGAAGTCAAAAATTTTACAGATAAAAGAATATCCGATCTGATTGGCTATCCTTTACCTGGAAGAAGCTGGTACACAACTTTGAGTATGAGATTTTAA